One Kineococcus endophyticus genomic region harbors:
- a CDS encoding DUF5998 family protein, with amino-acid sequence MRDRTDTRAGSDLPVALLQDLARAGYYPELVADCLRTAVAGEPVHAHLVHPETTFDANEVRRHVTVLVTTPGRLVVAHADDHGPDDTSGEPYAVCSTESVALSRVHSVVVSQVVSRPADHRPGSTPAEVSLTLGWGVLHRVDLEPASCPDPGCEADHGYTGSVTGDDLTVRIASAAEGADAVTAALDFARALSAVAGR; translated from the coding sequence ATGCGCGACCGCACCGACACCCGTGCCGGCTCCGACCTCCCGGTCGCCCTGCTCCAGGACCTCGCCCGCGCCGGGTACTACCCCGAGCTCGTGGCCGACTGCCTGCGCACGGCCGTGGCCGGCGAGCCCGTCCACGCGCACCTCGTGCACCCCGAGACGACGTTCGACGCCAACGAGGTCCGCCGGCACGTCACCGTCCTCGTCACCACCCCCGGCCGCCTCGTCGTGGCCCACGCCGACGACCACGGACCCGACGACACCTCCGGTGAGCCCTACGCGGTCTGCTCGACGGAGTCGGTCGCCCTGTCCCGCGTGCACTCCGTCGTCGTCTCCCAGGTGGTCTCCCGGCCCGCCGACCACCGCCCGGGCTCCACACCCGCGGAGGTGAGCCTGACCCTCGGGTGGGGTGTGCTGCACCGCGTCGACCTCGAACCCGCGTCCTGCCCCGACCCCGGCTGCGAGGCCGACCACGGCTACACCGGCTCGGTGACCGGCGACGACCTCACCGTCCGGATCGCCAGCGCCGCCGAGGGGGCCGACGCGGTCACCGCGGCCCTCGACTTCGCCCGCGCCCTGTCCGCCGTGGCCGGTCGCTGA
- the sepH gene encoding septation protein SepH, whose product MQDLRLVGVHDDGEHVVLVGTDGSRYRLRVDEALRAAVRRDRARLGQLQIQMEAQLRPRDIQARIRAGETAEEVAAAGGLSVEHVRRYEGPVLAERAHVTGLARRTPYGRSGVAGTLDDVVVARLSARAVDPEGARWDAWRTEDGGWVVQCEFVAGGRGRVARWGFDPVARVLSAHDDEARWLSEEEPAEPGPLPARRLVSVAGDGPRSGSGTGSERVYDVEADGGVRANLAGQDTTDDLLEALDSARGVRPEQGPATPSRDQPSPSSSPSPSSAAPRVDALVADPPPAHPADSAPGDVVDRTVLPAPEPSDEDGQEAAQQVEADVPADEPAVEPSAHSTARPAEEPAVEPETAAAADEPAPDPQAPQETPAEPRRRNRSARRGSAAAKRPSVPSWDDIMFGTKKD is encoded by the coding sequence ATGCAGGACCTGAGGCTCGTCGGGGTCCACGACGACGGAGAGCACGTCGTGCTCGTCGGCACCGACGGCAGCCGTTACCGGCTGCGGGTGGACGAGGCGCTGCGCGCCGCCGTGCGCCGCGACCGGGCCCGGCTGGGCCAGCTGCAGATCCAGATGGAGGCGCAGCTGCGCCCCCGTGACATCCAGGCGCGCATCCGCGCGGGCGAGACGGCCGAGGAGGTCGCCGCCGCCGGCGGGCTCAGCGTCGAGCACGTCCGCCGGTACGAGGGCCCAGTCCTCGCCGAGCGCGCCCACGTCACCGGCCTGGCCCGGCGGACGCCGTACGGCCGCTCCGGCGTCGCCGGGACGCTCGACGACGTCGTGGTCGCCCGGCTCTCCGCCCGCGCCGTCGACCCCGAGGGCGCGCGCTGGGACGCCTGGCGCACCGAGGACGGCGGCTGGGTCGTCCAGTGCGAGTTCGTCGCCGGTGGACGCGGCCGCGTGGCCCGATGGGGCTTCGACCCCGTCGCACGCGTGCTGTCCGCCCACGACGACGAGGCGCGCTGGCTCTCGGAGGAGGAACCGGCCGAACCCGGTCCCCTGCCGGCCCGGCGCCTGGTCTCGGTGGCCGGTGACGGTCCGCGGTCGGGGTCCGGGACGGGTTCCGAACGCGTCTACGACGTCGAGGCCGACGGCGGCGTGCGCGCGAACCTGGCCGGTCAGGACACGACGGACGACCTCCTCGAGGCGCTCGACTCCGCCCGCGGCGTCCGTCCCGAGCAGGGTCCGGCCACGCCGTCGCGCGACCAGCCGTCTCCCTCGTCCTCGCCATCGCCCTCGTCGGCGGCGCCGCGGGTGGACGCGCTGGTGGCCGACCCGCCGCCCGCGCACCCGGCCGACTCCGCCCCCGGGGACGTCGTCGACCGGACGGTGCTGCCGGCCCCCGAACCGTCGGACGAAGACGGGCAGGAGGCCGCGCAGCAGGTCGAGGCGGACGTTCCCGCCGACGAGCCGGCGGTGGAGCCCTCCGCGCACTCCACTGCTCGGCCCGCCGAGGAGCCCGCGGTCGAGCCGGAGACCGCAGCCGCCGCCGACGAACCGGCGCCGGACCCGCAGGCTCCTCAGGAGACGCCGGCCGAACCGCGGCGCCGCAACCGGTCCGCGCGCCGGGGGTCGGCCGCGGCCAAGCGCCCCAGCGTCCCGAGCTGGGACGACATCATGTTCGGGACGAAGAAGGACTGA
- a CDS encoding DUF3710 domain-containing protein encodes MSLFRRRKVAETTPSDPATGPSTDADATTSVTTAEAGAEPATASSGVVDDPEARAAAEADAPAKAQPAPEAFDRSAGPFDVSEVDEAEDRLALGGLRLVGREGMELRFEVEEGSGRVIAVTVGLNGSTVQLQAFAAPRSSGVWDEIRAEIAEAVVQQGGAADEQDGPLGRELLCRLPVRTEDGRTAHQPARFAGVDGPRWFLRAVFSGPAAHDASAAAELEGVVRKTVVVRGDEAMAPRELIALALPEQPAPSEDPAQEASGRDDLNPFERGPEITEVR; translated from the coding sequence GTGAGCCTGTTCCGCCGCCGCAAGGTCGCCGAGACCACCCCGAGCGACCCCGCGACCGGACCGTCGACCGACGCCGACGCCACGACCTCGGTGACCACCGCCGAGGCCGGTGCCGAGCCCGCCACGGCGTCCTCGGGTGTCGTGGACGACCCCGAGGCCCGCGCGGCCGCCGAGGCCGACGCGCCGGCGAAGGCGCAGCCCGCGCCGGAGGCGTTCGACCGCTCCGCGGGGCCGTTCGACGTCTCCGAGGTCGACGAGGCGGAGGACCGCCTCGCCCTCGGGGGTCTGCGGCTGGTGGGGCGCGAGGGCATGGAGCTGCGCTTCGAGGTCGAGGAGGGTTCCGGCCGCGTCATCGCCGTCACCGTCGGGCTGAACGGGTCCACCGTGCAGCTGCAGGCGTTCGCCGCCCCGCGCTCGAGCGGGGTCTGGGACGAGATCCGCGCCGAGATCGCCGAGGCGGTCGTCCAGCAGGGCGGGGCGGCCGACGAGCAGGACGGCCCGCTCGGCCGGGAGCTGCTGTGCCGCCTGCCGGTGCGGACCGAGGACGGTCGCACGGCCCACCAGCCGGCGCGTTTCGCCGGCGTCGACGGTCCGCGCTGGTTCCTGCGCGCCGTGTTCAGCGGGCCCGCCGCGCACGACGCGTCCGCGGCCGCGGAGCTGGAGGGCGTCGTGCGCAAGACGGTCGTCGTCCGCGGCGACGAGGCCATGGCCCCCCGCGAGCTCATCGCGCTGGCCCTGCCCGAGCAGCCGGCCCCCTCGGAGGACCCGGCGCAGGAGGCCTCGGGCCGCGACGACCTCAACCCGTTCGAGCGCGGCCCCGAGATCACCGAGGTCCGCTGA
- a CDS encoding DUF3093 domain-containing protein yields the protein MSSATSPSPSPQPSEGPVRGDTAWDGRETWWPAVTSWLSWLPAVVGGALVALPIWGTQGALVGAVVGAVLAVGVLLSLSWTTRLTETEFRVGRATLPLSVVSGVDVIARRERRTALGPGLDARAHLAIRSWIGPAVRIHLDDPADPTPYWVVSTRRPQRLAAEIRRRSRCR from the coding sequence GTGTCGAGCGCGACCAGCCCCTCCCCGTCCCCGCAGCCGTCCGAGGGACCCGTGCGGGGCGACACGGCCTGGGACGGCCGTGAGACGTGGTGGCCGGCGGTCACGTCGTGGTTGTCCTGGCTGCCCGCCGTCGTCGGGGGCGCGCTCGTGGCGCTGCCGATCTGGGGGACGCAGGGAGCCCTCGTGGGCGCGGTCGTGGGGGCCGTGCTGGCCGTCGGGGTCCTGCTGAGCCTGTCGTGGACCACGCGGCTGACCGAGACGGAGTTCCGGGTGGGACGGGCGACGTTGCCGCTGTCCGTGGTCTCCGGGGTGGACGTCATCGCCCGCCGGGAGCGCCGGACCGCGCTGGGGCCCGGGCTCGACGCCCGGGCCCACCTCGCGATCCGGTCCTGGATCGGACCCGCCGTGCGGATCCACCTGGACGACCCGGCCGACCCCACCCCCTACTGGGTGGTGTCGACCCGCCGCCCGCAGCGCCTGGCCGCCGAGATCAGGCGGCGCAGTCGTTGCAGATGA
- a CDS encoding OB-fold nucleic acid binding domain-containing protein, whose protein sequence is MSAVSKSSVLGAPLWRRALARFTASNSDLAAEEAQEDAVRNGGTPCGQVPDRTRACVCGTLRSVTLRPRGGVPALEAELFDGSGSVQLVWLGRRRIAGVEPGRRVKAKGLVACDDGQRVIFNPVYELVCAEKAEA, encoded by the coding sequence GTGAGTGCCGTGTCGAAGTCCTCAGTGCTGGGCGCGCCCCTGTGGCGCCGTGCTCTGGCGCGGTTCACCGCGTCGAACTCCGACCTCGCCGCCGAGGAGGCCCAGGAGGACGCGGTCCGCAACGGCGGGACCCCGTGCGGCCAGGTGCCCGACCGCACCCGTGCGTGCGTCTGCGGGACGCTGCGCTCGGTGACCCTGCGTCCCCGTGGGGGCGTCCCCGCGCTCGAGGCCGAGCTGTTCGACGGCTCCGGCTCGGTCCAGCTCGTCTGGCTGGGGCGCCGGCGCATCGCGGGGGTCGAGCCCGGGCGCCGGGTCAAGGCCAAGGGGCTCGTCGCCTGCGACGACGGCCAGCGGGTGATCTTCAACCCGGTCTACGAGCTCGTGTGCGCCGAGAAGGCCGAGGCGTAG
- a CDS encoding MFS transporter: MSATRRQARVAVLVLFVVAGAVTGGWAGRIPTVKADLGLGDAQWGLVVLAQPVGTLLALLVLTRVIGRTGPRVLALAGAVLLLVVAPCAAASPTPAVLVVALALQGAAVGLLFGPMNALAVVVERRYGRSTMSSFHAGFSAGQLGGGLAGVAAGAWGVDPWAQVLACNAVLAVALLATRRAVPRGDTDPARPARERTGRRERPTRQVVLLAVLALLGAVTEGSAVQWSAQFSVSLGASVAVGSLTLVCYSLAIAAMRTVGDRVVDRLGRVRFVQVSAATTAAGVLLAVLSGSVPAALVGFALVGVGCACVFPTVMGLAGNQPDVSAGRAVTFVNLGEWPAFFVGPPLVGALAELTSLRAALGLLVVTSLLVAVLARWIRVPAVDGPAPVSPSSSRT; this comes from the coding sequence GTGAGCGCGACCCGCCGGCAGGCCCGCGTCGCCGTCCTCGTCCTGTTCGTCGTGGCGGGGGCCGTGACGGGCGGCTGGGCGGGGCGCATCCCGACGGTCAAGGCCGACCTGGGGCTGGGGGACGCGCAGTGGGGTCTGGTCGTCCTCGCGCAGCCGGTGGGCACGCTGCTGGCGCTGCTCGTGCTGACCCGGGTCATCGGCCGCACGGGACCGCGGGTGCTGGCGCTGGCCGGTGCCGTGCTCCTGCTGGTCGTGGCGCCGTGCGCGGCGGCCTCGCCCACCCCGGCCGTCCTCGTCGTCGCACTGGCGCTGCAGGGGGCCGCCGTCGGGCTCCTCTTCGGGCCGATGAACGCCCTCGCCGTCGTCGTCGAGCGGCGCTACGGGCGCAGCACGATGTCGTCCTTCCACGCCGGGTTCAGCGCCGGCCAGCTCGGCGGCGGGCTCGCGGGGGTCGCGGCGGGGGCGTGGGGCGTCGACCCGTGGGCGCAGGTGCTGGCCTGCAACGCCGTCCTGGCCGTCGCGCTGCTGGCCACCCGGCGGGCCGTCCCACGCGGGGACACCGACCCCGCCCGTCCCGCTCGGGAGCGCACGGGGCGGCGGGAGCGGCCGACGCGACAGGTCGTCCTGCTCGCGGTGCTGGCCCTCCTCGGGGCCGTCACCGAGGGGTCGGCCGTGCAGTGGAGCGCGCAGTTCTCCGTCTCTCTCGGGGCGAGCGTCGCGGTCGGGTCGCTGACCCTGGTCTGCTACTCCCTGGCCATCGCCGCCATGCGCACGGTCGGGGACCGCGTCGTCGACCGGCTCGGCCGCGTCCGCTTCGTCCAGGTGTCGGCCGCGACGACGGCCGCGGGCGTCCTGCTGGCGGTCCTGTCCGGCAGCGTGCCCGCCGCGCTCGTCGGCTTCGCCCTCGTCGGGGTCGGCTGCGCGTGCGTGTTCCCCACCGTCATGGGGCTGGCGGGCAACCAGCCCGACGTCTCCGCTGGGCGCGCGGTGACGTTCGTGAACCTCGGGGAGTGGCCCGCGTTCTTCGTCGGGCCACCCCTCGTGGGCGCGCTGGCCGAGCTGACGTCCCTGCGCGCGGCCCTCGGCCTGCTCGTCGTGACGTCGCTCCTCGTCGCGGTGCTGGCGCGCTGGATCCGCGTGCCGGCCGTGGACGGACCGGCGCCGGTCAGTCCTTCTTCGTCCCGAACATGA
- the dut gene encoding dUTP diphosphatase — translation MPVPVLLAVPQALPTYAHAGDAGADLTTRVDVVVGPGERVTVPTGVSLALPDGHVAFVVPRSGLAAKRGLTVLNSPGTVDAGYRGEVRVTLLNTDLREAVELRAGDRVAQVVVQRVERVQFLPVQELPVSARGEGGHGSTGGSDALVSTAPFPTTTTPEERP, via the coding sequence CTGCCGGTGCCCGTGCTCCTGGCCGTCCCGCAGGCCCTGCCGACGTACGCCCACGCCGGCGACGCCGGCGCCGACCTCACGACGCGCGTCGACGTGGTCGTCGGGCCGGGGGAGCGCGTGACGGTGCCGACCGGGGTCTCGCTCGCGCTGCCCGACGGGCACGTCGCCTTCGTCGTCCCGCGCTCGGGCCTGGCCGCCAAGCGCGGTCTGACCGTCCTGAACTCGCCCGGGACGGTGGACGCCGGGTACCGCGGCGAGGTGCGCGTCACGCTGCTCAACACCGACCTGCGCGAGGCCGTCGAGCTGCGGGCGGGCGACCGCGTGGCCCAGGTCGTCGTCCAGCGCGTCGAGCGCGTCCAGTTCCTGCCCGTCCAGGAGCTGCCGGTCTCCGCCCGCGGCGAGGGCGGCCACGGCTCCACGGGTGGCAGCGACGCCCTGGTGAGCACCGCCCCCTTCCCCACCACCACCACTCCCGAGGAGCGACCGTGA
- a CDS encoding inositol monophosphatase family protein, which produces MEQPPTAELRRLAVEVATAAGELISAGRPDRVEVAATKSSPTDVVTAMDTASEQLLRQRLRAARPHDGLLGEEEGYEAGSSGLTWVVDPIDGTVNYLYGLRSYAVSVAVVSHDPAGPPDPDSWTVLAAAVVDPSAGETWSAGAGAGATLTDARGVHPLHAGAGPDLGQALVATGFGYHAARRAEQAAVVARLLPQVRDLRRIGTASLDLCAVAAGRVDAYYELGLNPWDFAGGWLVAREAGALVTDFAGGAAGTHGLIAAGAGLHPVLRETLGLG; this is translated from the coding sequence GTGGAGCAGCCCCCGACCGCCGAGCTGCGGCGGCTGGCCGTCGAGGTCGCCACCGCGGCCGGTGAGCTGATCTCGGCCGGCCGCCCCGACCGCGTCGAGGTGGCCGCGACGAAGTCGAGCCCGACCGACGTCGTCACCGCCATGGACACCGCCTCCGAGCAGTTGCTGCGCCAGCGTCTGCGCGCCGCCCGCCCGCACGACGGGCTGCTGGGCGAGGAGGAGGGCTACGAGGCGGGCAGCAGCGGGCTCACCTGGGTGGTCGACCCCATCGACGGGACGGTCAACTACCTCTACGGGTTGCGCTCCTACGCCGTGAGCGTCGCCGTGGTCTCCCACGACCCGGCCGGGCCCCCGGACCCGGACTCCTGGACGGTGCTGGCCGCGGCCGTCGTCGACCCCTCGGCGGGGGAGACGTGGTCGGCCGGCGCAGGTGCCGGTGCGACGCTGACCGACGCCCGCGGGGTGCACCCGCTGCACGCCGGCGCCGGCCCGGACCTCGGGCAGGCGCTCGTGGCGACGGGCTTCGGCTACCACGCGGCCCGCCGGGCCGAGCAGGCCGCCGTCGTGGCGCGGCTGCTGCCGCAGGTGCGCGACCTGCGCCGGATCGGCACGGCCTCGCTGGACCTGTGCGCCGTGGCCGCGGGCCGCGTCGACGCCTACTACGAGCTCGGGCTCAACCCCTGGGACTTCGCCGGCGGCTGGCTCGTGGCCCGGGAGGCCGGAGCCCTCGTCACGGACTTCGCCGGCGGGGCGGCCGGGACGCACGGCCTCATCGCGGCCGGCGCCGGGTTGCACCCCGTCCTGCGCGAGACGCTCGGCCTGGGCTGA
- a CDS encoding alkaline phosphatase family protein, giving the protein MVPAPLPAPAYGRDTLADLLPAVGRALGVADFADASPHVVLPAAQRVCFVLVDGMGELLLAARSGHTGTMRRWRSDGLHRVLTAGFPTTTATSMGLLGTGLPPGGHGLVGYEVLDPDRDRLLNELQWDTAVDPRRWQPHTTLFQRVAAAGVDVVRVAPPHFDGSGLTEAALRGGRFVGTPERLEARVDAAVDAVRSAPHQLTYLYWGRLDHTGHGAGVDSGEWTAELERVDEALATLARRLPRGTLLVVTADHGMVDVPAAQRLDLAREPDLLAGVRHVGGEPRTVQLYTGPGAARAVAETWRQRFGASAEVLLRAEAVAAGWFGPVEDRVSGRIGDVLAVMRDDLAVVNSRTMRPETLRLVGQHGALSDAERLVPLFTVPC; this is encoded by the coding sequence GTGGTCCCCGCGCCCCTCCCCGCACCCGCCTACGGCCGCGACACCCTCGCCGACCTGCTGCCCGCCGTCGGGCGCGCCCTCGGTGTCGCGGACTTCGCCGACGCCTCGCCGCACGTCGTCCTGCCTGCGGCGCAACGGGTCTGCTTCGTCCTCGTCGACGGGATGGGGGAGCTGCTCCTCGCGGCGCGGTCCGGTCACACGGGCACGATGCGGCGCTGGCGCTCCGACGGGCTGCACCGCGTCCTGACCGCTGGGTTCCCCACGACGACCGCCACGAGCATGGGTCTGCTCGGCACCGGGCTGCCGCCCGGAGGCCACGGCCTCGTCGGGTACGAGGTGCTCGACCCCGACCGTGACCGCCTGCTCAACGAACTGCAGTGGGACACCGCCGTCGACCCCCGCCGCTGGCAGCCGCACACGACGCTGTTCCAGCGCGTCGCCGCTGCGGGCGTGGACGTCGTGCGGGTGGCCCCGCCGCACTTCGACGGGTCCGGCCTCACCGAGGCGGCCCTGCGCGGCGGCCGGTTCGTGGGGACGCCCGAACGGCTCGAGGCGCGCGTCGACGCCGCGGTCGACGCGGTCCGCTCGGCCCCGCACCAGCTCACCTACCTGTACTGGGGCCGCCTGGACCACACCGGCCACGGCGCCGGTGTCGACTCGGGGGAGTGGACCGCCGAGCTCGAACGCGTCGACGAGGCCCTCGCGACGCTCGCCCGCCGCCTCCCGCGCGGGACCCTCCTCGTCGTCACCGCCGACCACGGGATGGTCGACGTGCCCGCCGCGCAGCGCCTCGACCTGGCCCGCGAACCCGACCTCCTCGCCGGGGTCCGGCACGTCGGGGGCGAACCCCGGACCGTCCAGCTCTACACCGGACCCGGTGCGGCGCGGGCGGTGGCGGAGACCTGGCGGCAGCGCTTCGGTGCGTCGGCGGAGGTCCTGCTGCGCGCCGAGGCCGTCGCCGCCGGCTGGTTCGGCCCGGTCGAGGACCGCGTCTCCGGCCGCATCGGCGACGTCCTCGCCGTCATGCGCGACGACCTCGCCGTCGTGAACTCGCGGACGATGCGCCCCGAGACGCTGCGCCTCGTCGGGCAGCACGGGGCCCTCTCGGACGCCGAACGCCTGGTCCCGCTCTTCACCGTCCCCTGCTGA
- a CDS encoding alpha/beta hydrolase fold domain-containing protein, with product MRTPLRRPPLPPFPDSARSAPGMRTLTADHDPVHGTARLGVEYAHRDGRSLVLHLLVPPGERTSLPLVVHVQGSAWFEQELGLNLPALTAFAARGYAVATIAYRPSTVAPFPAQVLDLRAAVRFLHRRAGEFGVDPARTALWGDSSGGHTVVLAALTDGDPAFVHPDEGGEGPLGVRAVVDFYGPTDIAAMSAEPSAMDHDAPDSPEGLLIGGHRVSERPDLVAPTVAAAHVRPGRDLPPFLVVHGRGDRLVPFGQSVLLTEALQAAGQRVDLVRLEGADHGGPPFWSPALLDLVDGFLREHLA from the coding sequence GTGCGCACCCCCCTCCGCCGCCCCCCGCTGCCGCCGTTCCCCGACTCCGCGCGCAGCGCCCCGGGGATGCGGACGCTGACCGCCGACCACGACCCCGTCCACGGCACCGCGCGCCTCGGCGTCGAGTACGCCCACCGCGACGGCCGCTCCCTCGTCCTGCACCTGCTCGTCCCGCCGGGGGAGCGCACGTCGCTGCCGCTCGTCGTGCACGTCCAGGGGTCGGCGTGGTTCGAGCAGGAGCTGGGCCTGAACCTCCCGGCGCTCACCGCCTTCGCCGCCCGGGGGTACGCCGTCGCGACGATCGCCTACCGCCCGTCGACGGTCGCGCCGTTCCCCGCGCAGGTGCTCGACCTGCGCGCCGCCGTCCGGTTCCTGCACCGGCGCGCCGGGGAGTTCGGGGTCGACCCCGCGCGGACGGCGCTGTGGGGCGACTCCTCCGGCGGCCACACGGTCGTGCTCGCGGCCCTCACCGACGGCGACCCGGCGTTCGTCCACCCCGACGAGGGCGGGGAGGGGCCCCTGGGCGTGCGGGCCGTCGTGGACTTCTACGGCCCGACCGACATCGCCGCCATGAGCGCCGAGCCGTCGGCGATGGACCACGACGCGCCGGACTCCCCGGAGGGCCTGCTCATCGGCGGGCACCGGGTCAGCGAGCGCCCCGACCTCGTCGCGCCGACCGTCGCCGCCGCGCACGTGCGCCCCGGGCGGGACCTGCCGCCGTTCCTCGTCGTCCACGGCAGGGGCGACCGGCTCGTGCCGTTCGGGCAGAGCGTCCTGCTCACCGAGGCGTTGCAGGCGGCGGGGCAGCGCGTCGACCTCGTGCGCCTCGAGGGCGCCGACCACGGTGGGCCGCCGTTCTGGTCGCCGGCCCTGCTCGACCTCGTCGACGGCTTCCTGCGCGAGCACCTGGCGTGA
- a CDS encoding DUF4193 domain-containing protein, whose translation MATDYDAPRKNDDELNEDSIEELKARRTDKSSGAVDEDETEAAEGFELPGADLSNEELSVRVLPRQQDEFTCTSCFLVVHRSQLHDSGDGKIICNDCAA comes from the coding sequence ATGGCGACCGACTACGACGCACCGCGCAAGAACGACGACGAGCTGAACGAGGACTCCATCGAGGAGCTCAAGGCCCGTCGCACCGACAAGAGCTCGGGCGCCGTCGACGAGGACGAGACGGAGGCGGCCGAGGGCTTCGAGCTGCCGGGCGCGGACCTGTCCAACGAGGAGCTGTCGGTGCGGGTCCTCCCGCGTCAGCAGGACGAGTTCACGTGCACCAGCTGCTTCCTCGTGGTGCACCGCAGCCAGCTGCACGACTCCGGCGACGGGAAGATCATCTGCAACGACTGCGCCGCCTGA
- a CDS encoding ferrochelatase has product MSDVKPYDAVLLQSFGGPEGPDDVMPFLENVTRGRGIPRERLEDVAQHYLHFGGKSPINDQNKELLAALRAEFDARGLGDLPLLWGNRNWEPYVTDVLRAAHEDGARKVLTVFTSAYSSYSSCRQYREDLGKALGVLAEEGRSLEVDKIRHYFNHPAFVDVNAAAVADAVERLPEDARASARVVFVTHSIPDAMNDVSGPPAAGGGAYVRQHLDVAGEVARRASERLGRELAWDLAYCSRSGPPSQPWLEPDVNDHLRALHADGVPGVVVAPIGFVSDHMEVKFDLDTEAAETAGEIGLPFARAATVGATSQFVAGLVDLVEERAAQARGEEPERPVAGGLPPSHTVCPVDCCRNLRASVPAATGEDWRAPVPAGS; this is encoded by the coding sequence GTGAGCGACGTGAAGCCGTACGACGCCGTCCTGCTGCAGTCCTTCGGCGGGCCGGAGGGTCCCGACGACGTGATGCCGTTCCTCGAGAACGTGACGCGTGGCCGGGGCATCCCCCGCGAACGCCTCGAGGACGTGGCCCAGCACTACCTCCACTTCGGCGGCAAGAGCCCCATCAACGACCAGAACAAGGAACTGCTGGCCGCGCTGCGGGCCGAGTTCGACGCGCGCGGTCTGGGCGACCTCCCCCTGCTGTGGGGCAACCGGAACTGGGAGCCGTACGTCACCGACGTGCTGCGCGCCGCGCACGAGGACGGCGCCCGGAAGGTCCTGACGGTCTTCACCAGCGCCTACTCCTCGTACTCCAGCTGCCGGCAGTACCGCGAGGACCTCGGCAAGGCCCTGGGGGTGCTGGCCGAGGAGGGCCGCAGCCTCGAGGTCGACAAGATCCGGCACTACTTCAACCACCCGGCCTTCGTCGACGTGAACGCCGCCGCCGTCGCCGACGCGGTGGAGCGGCTGCCCGAGGACGCGCGGGCGAGTGCCCGTGTGGTCTTCGTCACCCACAGCATCCCCGACGCCATGAACGACGTCTCGGGCCCGCCGGCGGCCGGCGGTGGGGCCTACGTCCGCCAGCACCTCGACGTGGCCGGCGAGGTCGCCCGCCGCGCCTCCGAGCGCCTCGGCCGCGAGCTGGCGTGGGACCTCGCCTACTGCTCGCGCAGCGGCCCGCCCAGTCAGCCCTGGCTCGAGCCGGACGTCAACGACCACCTGCGCGCGCTGCACGCGGACGGCGTCCCGGGCGTCGTCGTGGCCCCCATCGGCTTCGTCAGCGACCACATGGAGGTCAAGTTCGACCTCGACACCGAGGCCGCGGAGACGGCCGGGGAGATCGGGTTGCCGTTCGCCCGGGCCGCGACCGTCGGCGCCACGTCCCAGTTCGTCGCCGGCCTCGTCGACCTCGTCGAGGAGCGGGCCGCCCAGGCCCGCGGTGAGGAGCCCGAGCGCCCGGTGGCCGGTGGGCTGCCGCCCTCGCACACCGTGTGCCCCGTGGACTGCTGCCGGAACCTGCGCGCGTCCGTGCCGGCCGCGACGGGCGAGGACTGGCGCGCGCCCGTCCCGGCCGGGTCCTGA